The genomic window gcggggaggggaggggcccCGGGCTCGTGGCTCACCAATGAACCTGATGGCCGCCTGTCGCAGGGACTCCTGTGGGCTCCGCAGGTACGGCAGGGCCCGCCGCGAGTGCTCGGCCGCTcggctcctgtcctctgccagctggagagagcgccaggagggaagggttggCGCGGGCTCAGCCCCTTGGCCGGGCGCTGCCTGCGGCCCGCCCTGGCCTCCCCTGCCCGCACAGCGCTGAGGCCCGGCCAGCGCCGCTGGCGCCGGGCTCTGGAGGGGGCCGAGGGCCGGGCGCTGCCCGGGGAGCCGCGGTGCCCCCCCGCCCCACAGCCCAGCGGGGCCacaggagcctggagaagagcccgcgtggcccagggatgggagcagcgTGTGGGGCGCAGGCTggagcccctggctgcagcactgggcggggggcacagctgccagccccacacacgGAGCACCGCAGTCAGggggcttctccaggctgcgACTTGGGCTTCCAGGCCGTCCTTACCAGGCCCTCGCCGAACCTCCATGTCTGATCCACGTCCAGCATGCGTTCGAGATCTCTCCTTTTCAGGAAGCTGGCCGCACAACGCAGCGTTTCCCGggaggcctggagagcagcagagagcgggagatggcagcacagcccagggcacaggaccCGTGTCCTTGTGCTGAGgccaggaggatgctgcagcccATGCGGCGCCAGGGCAGGAGGCGGCCGAGCCCCCTCCCAGGGGAACCCCGGCAGCCCAGGAGTCCTCACATTGGCCACGTGCCAGTCCTCGTCATGGCAGTGGAAGGAGAGTGGGAGCAGGCTCTGGCGCACGTGTGACTTCAgggccttttttccctttgccgTTAATAAAGGCATCATCTCTTGGAAGACGAACATGGAGCGCAGCCGCACCTGGCTATCATCCtgtatgaaaggaagaaagacagaCCTCCGCATCGGCCGCTCCAGGCCCACCTGGGCACGGGCCTGAAAATGCACAGGGCACAAAGTGTCCGGGCAGCAGCCAGTGGCCGTGGCTGGGGGCACGGAGCCTTACGTTGTCAAAGAGTGGCAGGAGGgcctcagccagctgcagggcgATGGGGCTGGGTATCGGGGCACCACTGTACAGGAACAAGTAGCTGAGGACGGCGACGGTCATCCCAACCACGTCGCTGTCGtcttcctgcaggagctccaCGAGGCTTTCGGTCAGGCTCCACATTCCTTTGGTCTGTGCGGAACACAAGGCTGTGCAACCgcaccctgctgctgcagggcccagAGGCCAAAGGCCTGTCCCGAAGCACTCGGGCAGCTGAAccgggaggcaggagagctgggagcagctgcctcagtgCCCGAAGCCCAGCCAAGCCCAAGCGACTGCGTTCCCCAGCCCCACGCTGCCAGCGCAGCTTCAGCCGCTGCCCCCTTCTCACCATCGAGGGATGCTTGCTGAGCACCACAAGGCCTCTGAGCGCCAGGCGACGCCTCTCCCTGCACTCGCTCCGCAGGTTCTTGGACATGATCTCCAGGACGCTGTCACCGCATCTACTCCAGTCCAGCCAACGCTGGAAAGGGGGATCTGAGAGGacctgaaaggcacaggggAGTGACGGGGGAGCCGGCCGGCACGAGCCCGCGAGCGTGCAGCGctgggcccaggcagcagcacagggcgcGGGCACCGTCCCGGGCAGCTGCGGCTACgagagggcagagagctggcaggcagctccGCGAGGCTGCGCTGGCCATCGGGCTCACCTCCACAAGGAACGCCAGGGCAGGCAGATCCCGGCGTGGCTCCTCCCCGCTGAGCAGCCTGAACAGGTGGCAAACGATCCGGAAACGCACGAGTTTGGAGGCCCGGGACAtctccctggcaggaggagaaaggaagcaaGACCGTGAGCCGGGGGGGCAAACCTCTGCCAGGACAGACTCACACAGGTCTGGTCTTTCCCCGCCACCCTGCAAGGGGACCTGGGTCTTTTGGGAGGCGGCTGCTCTTGGGGACCCTCCTCTCCCGGCCTTTTCCAGTGTCCTTGGCCGGCCGGCCGTCCCCCGGTGACAAGGCCCTCTGGCCCATGACCACGGGGACTGTGTGGGGCACCCGGGACACAGGGCACAGATGCcgagggcagctggggaggagggggcctCACCTGGCCAGCAGACCCACTGCGTGGTGGTGGGTGTCAGCACTGAGCAGCGTGTCCCAGCCACGCTTGTGTTCCACGGCCACCACCACGTCCTCATAGTAGAGTCGGCAGAGCAGGTCCTTCAGGGTCTGCACTGCAAACCTGt from Corvus hawaiiensis isolate bCorHaw1 chromosome 2, bCorHaw1.pri.cur, whole genome shotgun sequence includes these protein-coding regions:
- the LOC125321971 gene encoding maestro heat-like repeat-containing protein family member 7; the encoded protein is MWSLTESLVELLQEDDSDVVGMTVAVLSYLFLYSGAPIPSPIALQLAEALLPLFDNDDSQVRLRSMFVFQEMMPLLTAKGKKALKSHVRQSLLPLSFHCHDEDWHVANASRETLRCAASFLKRRDLERMLDVDQTWRFGEGLLAEDRSRAAEHSRRALPYLRSPQESLRQAAIRFIGIAGRHLRGQQEELQLICEALEDASRDISPAVSSLARQTAYVLRALERAPRSIFQVLRDGLRRACRTRPRLSGRG